The following proteins are encoded in a genomic region of bacterium:
- a CDS encoding DUF5618 family protein: MNEVLRYLSNAKGILRKAPIEDNDYSDVKYVQEACGTAYLAVLKAIDGYLLNKGLLKKELPKSYEAYSSALRKHLDIHNGKLFRQFDHLYHELHIAGYYRGDLYNVNMVKEALKSAKAFIEKIG; encoded by the coding sequence ATGAACGAAGTATTAAGGTATTTAAGCAACGCAAAAGGGATATTAAGAAAAGCTCCCATTGAGGACAATGATTATAGTGATGTTAAGTATGTCCAGGAGGCTTGTGGTACAGCATATCTTGCCGTTCTAAAGGCAATAGATGGCTATTTGCTAAACAAAGGGCTTTTAAAAAAGGAGCTTCCCAAGTCATATGAGGCTTATTCAAGTGCATTGAGAAAACATTTAGACATCCACAATGGAAAGCTCTTTAGGCAATTTGACCATCTCTACCATGAACTCCATATTGCTGGCTATTACAGAGGAGACCTTTATAATGTAAATATGGTTAAAGAAGCCTTAAAATCCGCAAAGGCTTTTATTGAAAAGATTGGATAA